Proteins encoded within one genomic window of Paraburkholderia sp. HP33-1:
- a CDS encoding porin, translating into MKCNGAIQFAILLIILFAAGTSYAQSSVTLYGIVDSGLQFTNKTFDAQGRDSSGKTLALIDSGLLPSQFGLTGTEDLGNGVKATFKLESGISVANGGFNDSNGHLFGRQAWVDLSGNFGDFKAGLQFSSFFNAIFATDPRSYSNFGSALVVYADNVIATGAFNANAISYTSPDLYGFQGSVMLALGGEAGNFQAGRQCSASLRYTNGSLLINAAFYDGNAGGTVNTPLPTTLEFVGREIGASYSFGKLSASAAVVNYNVANSFNNYVYSLGLQFQATHQLALDAGVYLTTDQNDHANRSVMGAIGTRYFLSKRTTLYGQLGAVHNRGSMNSGLSVSGALYGVSGTTIGFDIGVSHLF; encoded by the coding sequence GTGAAATGCAACGGCGCAATTCAGTTCGCAATACTATTGATAATTTTATTTGCGGCCGGGACATCGTACGCGCAAAGTAGCGTCACACTGTATGGCATCGTCGATAGTGGACTTCAGTTCACCAACAAGACATTTGATGCACAAGGACGTGATAGCAGCGGTAAGACCTTGGCGTTGATCGACAGCGGCCTGCTGCCTAGCCAGTTTGGTCTCACTGGCACCGAGGATCTCGGCAACGGCGTAAAGGCAACGTTCAAGCTTGAAAGCGGCATTAGCGTGGCAAATGGCGGGTTCAACGACTCAAATGGTCATCTGTTTGGCCGCCAGGCGTGGGTTGACCTGTCAGGTAACTTCGGAGATTTCAAAGCAGGCCTGCAGTTCTCATCGTTCTTCAATGCAATCTTCGCGACAGATCCGCGCAGCTACTCAAACTTCGGAAGCGCACTGGTTGTCTATGCCGACAATGTGATAGCTACCGGCGCCTTTAATGCGAATGCGATTTCGTACACAAGCCCGGATCTATATGGCTTCCAGGGAAGCGTTATGCTCGCGCTGGGCGGTGAAGCCGGCAACTTTCAGGCCGGAAGACAGTGTTCGGCGAGTCTGCGATACACCAATGGATCGTTGCTCATCAACGCCGCCTTTTACGACGGCAACGCCGGCGGTACGGTAAATACACCACTTCCGACCACGCTAGAGTTTGTCGGACGCGAGATTGGTGCGTCCTACAGCTTCGGCAAGCTGAGTGCATCGGCTGCTGTCGTGAACTATAACGTCGCAAATTCGTTCAACAACTATGTGTATAGCCTTGGCCTGCAATTCCAGGCCACTCATCAGTTAGCCCTGGACGCCGGCGTCTACCTGACCACGGATCAGAACGATCACGCAAATCGCTCCGTAATGGGCGCCATCGGGACGAGGTATTTCCTGTCCAAGCGCACGACCTTGTACGGACAGCTCGGCGCAGTTCACAACCGAGGTTCCATGAACTCCGGCCTCTCAGTAAGCGGCGCTCTGTATGGTGTTTCCGGTACGACGATTGGCTTTGATATCGGTGTTTCACACTTATTCTAG
- a CDS encoding LacI family DNA-binding transcriptional regulator, giving the protein MSKQNPTLADVAKIAGVSQMTASRALNDRRDVSPETRDLVLRVASDIGYVANRSAQKLSGARNGIIGIITPMLDNQFASELILGVGRAARAVGYETLVYTIFDEDRHTHRSLISMLQQFADGVVAILPRDSAYSEALVAAHVPVVSIDQRGSLSNFPSISVDSYGGAVLAVEHLANLGHQRIAFISGDELIEGVKDRRRAYSDTVERLGLANDPELIEAGDLSQLKAFEAASRLLSLPNPPTAIFAANDLSAFGVIAAVREAGLRVPNDVSVIGFDDIPMAAQVHPPLTTIRQPFQQMARTAVSTLLASIKGTEDSTVRMTAPAELVVRDSTGRPPEALKKRGRRHVNRTQEEWPQI; this is encoded by the coding sequence ATGAGCAAGCAAAACCCCACCCTCGCAGACGTTGCAAAGATCGCCGGGGTGTCGCAGATGACCGCTTCCCGTGCACTCAACGACCGCCGTGATGTGTCGCCGGAAACGCGGGACCTGGTATTGAGGGTTGCTTCTGATATTGGCTACGTAGCAAATCGCAGCGCTCAAAAGCTGTCGGGAGCCCGCAATGGCATCATTGGAATCATCACTCCGATGCTGGACAATCAGTTCGCCAGTGAACTGATACTGGGCGTCGGTCGCGCGGCCCGGGCGGTTGGCTACGAGACACTGGTCTATACGATATTTGACGAAGACCGGCACACACACCGCAGCCTGATCAGCATGCTTCAGCAGTTTGCGGATGGGGTCGTTGCCATCCTTCCTCGAGACTCAGCGTATTCCGAGGCTCTCGTAGCAGCGCACGTGCCTGTGGTTTCAATTGATCAACGCGGGTCACTATCCAATTTCCCTTCCATATCAGTCGATAGCTACGGTGGTGCGGTGCTCGCAGTCGAACATCTCGCTAACCTTGGCCATCAGCGCATCGCCTTCATCTCAGGCGACGAATTGATCGAAGGCGTAAAGGATCGCCGAAGAGCATACTCAGACACCGTCGAACGCCTCGGTCTCGCGAACGATCCCGAACTGATAGAAGCCGGCGACTTATCGCAGCTCAAGGCCTTCGAAGCAGCATCTCGCCTTTTGAGTCTTCCCAATCCACCTACCGCAATCTTCGCTGCTAACGACCTCAGTGCGTTTGGTGTAATTGCTGCCGTGCGTGAAGCTGGTTTGCGCGTGCCAAATGACGTATCGGTAATCGGATTCGACGACATCCCCATGGCCGCCCAGGTTCACCCTCCACTGACTACAATCAGGCAGCCGTTCCAGCAGATGGCGCGAACCGCAGTTAGTACACTACTTGCAAGCATCAAGGGCACCGAAGACTCGACCGTTCGCATGACCGCACCCGCTGAATTGGTTGTGCGCGACTCGACCGGGCGGCCACCTGAGGCGCTTAAGAAGCGTGGGCGCCGCCACGTGAATCGCACCCAGGAAGAGTGGCCGCAAATCTAG